A single region of the Pseudomonas sp. PDM14 genome encodes:
- a CDS encoding LysR family transcriptional regulator, translating to MQLPDLNLLVALDILLDEGSVVGAARRMHLSAPAMSRTLTRIREAVGDPILVRAGRGLVPTPRALELREQVRGVVEQAAGLFRSSEVDLPTLQRHFNVRTNDIFMVCYGGQLVERMHQQAPNVVLRFVPEIDGDDDAMREGRIDLIVGASSSLTPEIKSQGLFEASFVGLARQDHPIFDEPISPERFARFDQISISRRGLARGPIDQRLAELELTRRVVLISPSFFSAVLALMESDLILPVPDLVATTCQRLGLPLRRFEIPLALQPVPVRQSWHPRFDNDVGHRWLRGLIKQCCEEGLRS from the coding sequence ATGCAATTGCCGGATCTCAACCTGCTGGTGGCCCTGGATATCCTGCTCGACGAGGGTAGCGTGGTCGGCGCCGCACGGCGCATGCACCTCAGCGCACCGGCCATGAGTCGCACCCTGACGCGTATCCGCGAGGCGGTCGGCGATCCGATTCTGGTGCGTGCCGGGCGCGGCCTGGTGCCGACGCCGCGGGCGCTGGAACTGCGCGAGCAGGTGCGTGGTGTGGTCGAGCAGGCCGCCGGGCTGTTTCGCTCCTCGGAGGTCGACCTGCCGACTCTGCAGCGCCACTTCAACGTGCGCACCAACGACATCTTCATGGTCTGCTACGGCGGCCAGCTGGTCGAGCGTATGCACCAGCAGGCACCGAACGTGGTGCTGCGCTTCGTGCCGGAGATCGACGGCGACGACGATGCCATGCGCGAAGGGCGCATCGACCTGATCGTCGGAGCGTCCAGCAGCCTGACGCCAGAAATCAAATCCCAGGGGCTGTTCGAGGCGAGTTTCGTCGGTCTGGCGCGCCAGGATCACCCGATCTTCGACGAGCCCATCAGCCCCGAGCGTTTCGCCCGTTTCGACCAGATCAGCATTTCCCGCCGCGGCCTGGCGCGTGGGCCCATCGACCAGCGCCTGGCTGAGCTGGAGCTGACCCGGCGCGTGGTGCTGATCTCGCCGAGCTTTTTCTCCGCGGTGCTGGCGCTGATGGAGTCGGACCTGATCCTGCCGGTGCCGGACCTCGTCGCCACCACCTGCCAGCGCCTCGGGCTGCCGCTACGCCGCTTCGAGATTCCCCTGGCGCTGCAACCGGTGCCGGTGCGCCAGTCGTGGCACCCGCGGTTCGACAACGATGTGGGTCACCGCTGGCTGCGTGGCCTGATCAAGCAGTGCTGCGAGGAGGGCCTGCGCAGCTAG